From a single Streptomyces misionensis genomic region:
- a CDS encoding PLP-dependent cysteine synthase family protein → MSITPQIRTGATLDVDRSDPAYRGWLKEAVRKVQADANRSADTHLLRFPLPERWGIDLYLKDESTHPTGSLKHRLARSLFLYGLCNGWIRPGRPVIEASSGSTAVSEAYFAKLIGVPFIAVMPRTTSAEKCRLIEFHGGRCHFVDDSRKMYEESARLAVETGGHYMDQFTYAERATDWRGNNNIAESIFRQLELERFPEPAWIVATAGTGGTSATLARYVHYMQYDTRICVADPDNSCFFDGWTTGDPDVTCDCGSRIEGIGRPRMEPSFVPGAIDRMMKVPDAASVAAVRALERAIGRKAGGSTGTGLWSALKIVSEMVAAGRTGSVVTLLCDPGDRYLDKYYSDAWLAQQGLDIAPYAAAIDSLLATGVWPD, encoded by the coding sequence GTGAGCATCACCCCACAGATCCGGACCGGCGCCACCCTCGACGTCGACCGCAGCGATCCCGCCTACCGCGGCTGGCTGAAGGAGGCCGTGCGCAAGGTGCAGGCCGACGCCAACCGCTCGGCGGACACGCACCTGCTGCGTTTCCCGCTGCCCGAGCGCTGGGGCATCGACCTCTATCTGAAGGACGAGTCGACGCACCCCACCGGCAGCCTCAAGCACCGTCTCGCCCGCTCCCTGTTCCTCTACGGCCTCTGCAACGGCTGGATCCGCCCCGGGCGCCCGGTGATCGAGGCCTCCAGCGGCTCCACCGCCGTCTCCGAGGCATACTTCGCCAAGCTGATCGGGGTGCCCTTCATCGCGGTCATGCCCCGCACGACCAGCGCCGAGAAGTGCCGTCTGATCGAGTTCCACGGCGGGCGGTGCCACTTCGTGGACGACTCCCGGAAGATGTACGAGGAGTCGGCCCGCCTCGCGGTGGAGACCGGCGGCCACTACATGGACCAGTTCACCTACGCCGAACGGGCCACCGACTGGCGCGGCAACAACAACATCGCCGAATCCATCTTCCGCCAGCTGGAGTTGGAGCGGTTCCCGGAGCCGGCGTGGATCGTGGCCACGGCGGGCACCGGCGGCACCTCGGCGACGCTCGCGCGCTATGTGCACTACATGCAGTACGACACCCGCATCTGCGTCGCCGACCCCGACAACTCCTGTTTCTTCGATGGCTGGACCACCGGCGACCCGGACGTCACCTGCGACTGCGGCTCCCGGATCGAGGGCATCGGCCGGCCGCGCATGGAACCGAGCTTCGTGCCCGGCGCGATCGACCGGATGATGAAGGTCCCGGACGCGGCCAGCGTCGCCGCCGTACGGGCCCTGGAGCGGGCGATCGGCCGCAAGGCGGGCGGCTCCACCGGGACCGGGCTGTGGAGCGCGCTGAAGATCGTCTCCGAGATGGTGGCCGCGGGCCGCACCGGCAGCGTCGTCACCCTGCTGTGCGATCCGGGCGACCGGTACCTCGACAAGTACTACTCGGACGCCTGGCTCGCCCAGCAGGGCCTGGACATCGCACCGTACGCGGCGGCGATCGACTCCCTGCTGGCCACGGGCGTGTGGCCGGACTGA
- a CDS encoding ATP-binding protein, with translation MISYPSRHCTVELQALPSRIGQVRRIVSAQLRYWHLDPLIDRAALGVTELLSNVHRHARPDKSCTVELEFAPDRLTVSVRDHDPRLPVPADDADPADATPLATCGRGLAMVAAVSESWGARPDGDNGKVVWFTLPATPGRPARTPCPAPEHQPVPVPAETVATVRASVTAGTVATAGAVATTSAAASAGTATAPRTPVPAAASAASGGGGPR, from the coding sequence GTGATCAGTTACCCAAGCAGGCACTGCACGGTGGAGCTCCAAGCCCTGCCGTCGCGGATCGGCCAGGTCCGCAGAATCGTATCTGCGCAATTGCGCTACTGGCATCTCGACCCATTGATAGACCGTGCCGCGCTCGGCGTGACGGAGCTGCTCAGCAACGTCCACCGGCACGCCAGACCCGACAAGTCGTGCACCGTGGAGCTGGAGTTCGCGCCGGACCGGCTCACGGTGTCGGTGCGCGACCACGACCCGCGCCTGCCGGTACCGGCCGACGACGCGGACCCGGCCGACGCCACACCGCTCGCGACCTGCGGGCGGGGCCTGGCGATGGTGGCCGCGGTGAGCGAGAGCTGGGGCGCGCGGCCGGACGGCGACAACGGGAAGGTCGTCTGGTTCACCCTGCCGGCGACCCCCGGCCGACCGGCCCGTACGCCCTGCCCCGCACCGGAACACCAGCCGGTGCCGGTGCCGGCCGAGACCGTCGCCACGGTGCGGGCGAGCGTCACGGCGGGCACCGTCGCGACCGCCGGGGCCGTCGCCACGACGAGCGCCGCCGCTTCGGCGGGGACCGCCACGGCGCCGCGGACACCGGTCCCCGCGGCAGCCTCGGCCGCGAGCGGTGGCGGCGGGCCCCGCTGA
- a CDS encoding TetR/AcrR family transcriptional regulator: MYTARMSTSERLIESTRELLWERGYVGTSPKAILERAGAGQGSMYHHFKGKPDLALTAIRRTAEELRAAAERSLGGPGTPYERIVAYLRRERAVLRGCPIGRLTMDPDVMASDELRAPVDETLTWIRERIAGIVEEGKAQGQFAPELDGGQIGAAVLATVQGGYVLARAAGSPAAFDTAVDGLLALLAPRTA; the protein is encoded by the coding sequence ATGTACACTGCTCGCATGAGCACCTCCGAACGACTGATCGAGTCCACCCGCGAGCTGCTGTGGGAGCGCGGGTACGTGGGCACCAGCCCCAAGGCGATCCTGGAACGCGCGGGAGCCGGCCAGGGCAGCATGTACCACCACTTCAAGGGCAAGCCGGACCTCGCCCTGACGGCGATCCGGCGGACCGCCGAGGAGCTGCGGGCCGCAGCCGAGCGCTCCCTGGGCGGGCCGGGCACGCCCTACGAGCGCATCGTGGCGTATCTGCGGCGCGAGCGTGCGGTGCTGCGCGGCTGCCCGATCGGCCGGCTGACCATGGACCCGGACGTGATGGCGAGCGACGAGCTGCGCGCCCCGGTGGACGAGACGCTCACCTGGATCCGGGAACGGATCGCGGGGATCGTCGAAGAGGGCAAGGCGCAGGGGCAGTTCGCGCCGGAGCTGGACGGCGGGCAGATCGGCGCGGCCGTCCTCGCGACCGTGCAGGGCGGCTATGTGCTCGCCCGCGCCGCCGGTTCCCCGGCCGCCTTCGACACGGCCGTCGACGGCCTCCTCGCCCTGCTCGCACCGCGCACCGCCTGA
- a CDS encoding phosphotriesterase family protein, whose amino-acid sequence MSRVRTVLGDLAPERLGVCDAHDHLFLRSRQLPGQELDDADAARAELEAFRAAGGAAVVQWTPHGMGRRAADLAGLSRATGVHLVCATGLHQAPHTAPERVARLRGRLAEVFVAELTEGIGTTGVRAGLIKVAGGFHGLDEHARWTMTAAAEAHHATGAPIAVHLELGTGALDVLDLLCGELEVPGERVVLGHLNRFPDPVVHRQAAASGCWLAFDGPSRAHHPTDWRMPAAVRSLAEAGYGDRLLLGGDTVTAGARSVDGGPGMPYLLRRVRPRLAEELGPDLVDRILTEHPSRAFAVDWK is encoded by the coding sequence GTGAGCCGGGTCCGCACGGTCCTCGGCGACCTCGCTCCCGAGCGGCTGGGCGTCTGCGACGCGCACGACCACCTCTTCCTGCGCAGCAGGCAGTTGCCGGGCCAGGAGCTGGACGACGCCGACGCCGCACGGGCCGAGCTGGAGGCCTTCCGGGCGGCGGGCGGCGCGGCCGTCGTGCAGTGGACGCCGCACGGCATGGGGCGACGAGCGGCGGATCTCGCCGGCCTGTCCCGGGCGACGGGGGTGCACCTGGTCTGCGCGACCGGGCTGCACCAGGCACCGCACACGGCACCGGAGCGGGTGGCGCGGCTGCGGGGCCGGCTGGCGGAGGTGTTCGTCGCCGAACTGACCGAGGGCATCGGCACGACCGGGGTGCGCGCCGGGCTGATCAAGGTGGCGGGCGGCTTCCACGGACTCGACGAACACGCCCGTTGGACGATGACGGCGGCGGCCGAGGCACACCACGCCACCGGCGCGCCCATCGCCGTCCATCTGGAGCTGGGCACCGGCGCGCTCGACGTACTGGACCTGCTCTGCGGCGAGTTGGAGGTTCCCGGGGAGCGGGTGGTCCTCGGCCATCTGAACCGCTTCCCCGATCCGGTGGTGCACCGGCAGGCCGCCGCGTCCGGCTGCTGGCTCGCCTTCGACGGTCCGTCCCGCGCCCACCACCCGACCGACTGGCGGATGCCGGCCGCCGTGCGGTCCCTCGCCGAGGCCGGGTACGGCGACCGGCTGCTGCTCGGCGGGGACACGGTGACCGCCGGGGCCCGCTCGGTCGACGGCGGGCCCGGGATGCCGTACCTGCTGCGGCGGGTACGGCCGCGGCTGGCGGAGGAGTTGGGGCCGGACCTGGTGGACCGGATCCTCACCGAGCACCCGTCGCGGGCGTTCGCGGTCGACTGGAAGTAG
- a CDS encoding ROK family protein → MSGKAEPRAAGERTTRARLDRGRGALGPALELVHTGRAPTRAVLTAELGVTRATAGAVAAELEALGLIRVDVRPAAAAGSQGRPSHRLDVAEDGPVALAAQVHADGFRAALVGLGGRIVATAPGCQTVEADPAKVLGSVVEAGVELLRDTGRRCVGAGLAVPSAVAEPDGLALNPLHLAWAVGAPVRRIFAECVRAAGITGPAFAGNDVNLAALAEHRHGAGRGARDLLCVATGHRGVGGALVLDGRLHTGSSGLALEVGHLTVNPEGRPCHCGGRGCLDVEADPLALLVEAGREPGPEVSLLQQANDLLLNQYGDPAVRRAAEALIDRLGLGLAGLVNILNPDRIILGGLHRTLLGADPSRLRAVVADRSLWGQSGGVPILPCTLDHNSLVGAAELAWQPVLDDPLGALR, encoded by the coding sequence ATGAGCGGCAAGGCGGAACCCCGGGCGGCGGGGGAGAGGACCACCAGGGCGCGGCTGGACCGGGGGCGGGGCGCGCTCGGTCCCGCGCTGGAGCTGGTGCACACCGGGCGGGCGCCGACCCGGGCGGTGCTCACCGCGGAACTCGGCGTCACCCGGGCCACGGCCGGTGCGGTCGCCGCCGAGCTGGAGGCCCTCGGTCTGATCCGGGTGGACGTCCGGCCGGCCGCCGCGGCCGGCTCCCAGGGCCGCCCCTCGCACCGGCTGGACGTCGCCGAGGACGGCCCGGTGGCGCTGGCCGCGCAGGTGCACGCCGACGGTTTCCGGGCCGCCCTGGTCGGCCTCGGCGGGCGGATCGTGGCCACCGCGCCCGGCTGCCAGACCGTGGAGGCCGACCCGGCGAAGGTGCTCGGCTCGGTCGTCGAGGCGGGCGTGGAACTGCTGCGCGACACCGGCCGCCGCTGTGTCGGCGCCGGACTCGCCGTGCCGTCCGCCGTCGCCGAACCCGACGGCCTCGCCCTCAATCCGCTGCACCTGGCCTGGGCCGTCGGCGCCCCCGTCCGCCGCATCTTCGCCGAGTGCGTGCGCGCGGCGGGCATCACCGGGCCCGCCTTCGCGGGCAACGACGTCAACCTCGCGGCGCTCGCCGAACACCGGCACGGCGCCGGCCGGGGCGCCCGCGACCTGCTGTGCGTGGCCACCGGGCACCGGGGCGTCGGCGGCGCCCTGGTCCTCGACGGCCGGCTGCACACCGGCAGTTCGGGGCTCGCCCTGGAGGTCGGCCATCTGACCGTCAACCCGGAGGGCCGCCCCTGTCACTGCGGCGGCCGGGGCTGCCTGGACGTGGAGGCGGACCCGCTGGCGCTGCTCGTGGAGGCGGGCCGCGAACCGGGCCCCGAGGTGTCCCTGCTCCAGCAGGCCAACGACCTGCTGCTCAACCAGTACGGCGACCCCGCCGTGCGCAGGGCCGCCGAGGCACTGATCGACCGGCTCGGGCTCGGTCTCGCCGGTCTCGTCAACATCCTGAACCCCGACCGCATCATCCTCGGCGGGCTGCACCGCACCCTGCTGGGCGCCGACCCGAGCCGGCTGCGCGCGGTCGTCGCCGACCGCAGCCTGTGGGGGCAGAGCGGCGGCGTGCCGATCCTGCCCTGCACCCTCGACCACAACAGCCTGGTCGGGGCGGCCGAACTGGCCTGGCAGCCGGTGCTGGACGACCCGTTGGGCGCGCTGCGCTGA
- a CDS encoding alpha-ketoglutarate-dependent dioxygenase AlkB family protein, whose translation MDAELFPRGRADLGPGAVHLPDWLPAERQRELLAACRDWARPPAGLRTVRTPGGGTMTARQVCLGLHWGVVRACPECGRAVRDNPECPGPHAYPYAYTRTALDGDGAPVKPFPDRLGELARRAVAETLGPDAVPGAPYDIALINFYDGAAHMGMHRDSDERADAPVVSLSLGDACVFRFGNTATRTRPYTDVRLRSGDLFVFGGPARTAYHGVPRVHPGTAPPWLGLAGRLNITLRVSGL comes from the coding sequence GTGGACGCGGAACTGTTCCCCCGTGGGCGCGCGGACCTCGGGCCCGGCGCCGTGCACCTGCCGGACTGGCTGCCCGCCGAGCGGCAGCGCGAGCTGCTCGCCGCCTGCCGGGACTGGGCGCGGCCCCCCGCCGGACTGCGCACCGTGCGCACCCCGGGCGGCGGCACCATGACCGCGCGGCAGGTCTGCCTCGGCCTGCACTGGGGCGTCGTACGCGCCTGCCCCGAGTGCGGGCGGGCCGTACGGGACAACCCCGAGTGCCCCGGACCGCACGCGTATCCGTACGCCTACACCCGCACGGCCCTCGACGGCGACGGCGCCCCCGTCAAGCCCTTCCCGGACCGGCTCGGCGAGCTGGCCCGGCGCGCGGTGGCCGAGACGCTCGGCCCGGACGCCGTACCCGGTGCCCCGTACGACATCGCGCTGATCAACTTCTACGACGGCGCCGCGCACATGGGCATGCACCGCGACAGCGACGAACGCGCGGACGCGCCCGTGGTCTCGCTGAGCCTCGGCGACGCCTGTGTCTTCCGCTTCGGCAACACCGCGACCCGGACCCGGCCCTACACCGACGTGCGGCTGCGCAGCGGCGACCTGTTCGTCTTCGGCGGGCCCGCCCGCACCGCCTACCACGGCGTGCCCCGTGTCCACCCGGGCACGGCACCGCCCTGGCTGGGCCTGGCCGGGCGGCTGAACATCACCCTGCGGGTGAGCGGGCTGTGA
- a CDS encoding methyltransferase, protein MTTPWGEVELSRFPEDPRDRLRAWDASDAYLLRHLAEEQVPLTGQVVVLGDRWGALATALAEHRPSQITDSFLGQEATRANLARAGVEPGAVPLLTTQDRPPERVDVLLVRVPKSLALLEDQLLRLAPAVHAGTVVIGTGMVKEIHTSTLQLFERILGPTRTSLARQKARLIFCTPDPALRRPANPWPYVYDLPDGVGAISGRPVVNHAGVFCAERLDIGTRFLLRHLPGPGPARVVDLGCGNGVVGTAVALADPAAEVLFVDESFQAVASAEATYKANGVPGHAEFRVGDGLTGVAPDSVDLVLNNPPFHSHQATTDATARRMFTGARRVLRAGGELWVIGNRHLGYHVTLKRIFGNCELVASDPKFVLLRAVKRS, encoded by the coding sequence ATGACGACACCGTGGGGCGAGGTCGAGCTGTCCCGCTTCCCCGAGGATCCCCGCGACCGGCTGCGTGCCTGGGACGCCTCCGACGCCTATCTGCTGCGGCACCTGGCCGAGGAGCAGGTGCCGCTCACCGGGCAGGTGGTGGTGCTCGGGGACCGCTGGGGCGCGCTGGCCACGGCGCTGGCGGAGCACCGGCCGAGCCAGATCACCGACTCGTTCCTGGGCCAGGAGGCGACCCGCGCCAATCTGGCGCGGGCGGGTGTCGAACCCGGCGCCGTGCCGCTGCTGACCACCCAGGACCGGCCGCCCGAGCGGGTGGACGTGCTGCTGGTGCGGGTGCCGAAGAGCCTCGCGCTGCTGGAGGACCAGCTGCTGCGGCTGGCGCCGGCCGTGCACGCGGGCACGGTGGTGATCGGCACCGGCATGGTGAAGGAGATCCACACCTCCACGCTTCAGCTCTTCGAGCGGATTCTCGGTCCCACGCGGACGTCGCTGGCCCGCCAGAAGGCCCGGCTGATCTTCTGCACGCCCGACCCGGCGCTGCGCCGGCCCGCCAACCCGTGGCCGTACGTCTACGACCTCCCGGACGGCGTCGGCGCGATCTCGGGCCGCCCGGTCGTCAACCACGCGGGCGTCTTCTGCGCCGAACGGCTGGACATCGGCACCCGCTTCCTCCTCCGGCACCTCCCCGGCCCGGGCCCGGCCCGCGTGGTGGACCTGGGCTGCGGCAACGGGGTGGTCGGTACGGCGGTGGCGCTCGCCGACCCGGCCGCCGAAGTGCTCTTCGTGGACGAGTCGTTCCAGGCGGTGGCCTCGGCGGAGGCCACCTACAAGGCCAACGGGGTGCCCGGACACGCCGAGTTCCGCGTCGGCGACGGACTCACCGGGGTGGCCCCCGACAGCGTGGACCTCGTGCTGAACAACCCCCCGTTCCACTCTCACCAGGCGACCACCGACGCGACGGCCCGCCGCATGTTCACCGGAGCACGGCGGGTGCTGCGGGCCGGGGGCGAGTTGTGGGTGATCGGAAACCGGCACCTGGGCTATCACGTGACACTGAAGCGGATCTTCGGCAACTGCGAACTCGTCGCCAGCGACCCGAAGTTCGTGCTGCTGAGGGCGGTGAAGAGGAGCTGA
- a CDS encoding GNAT family N-acetyltransferase, protein MTTGMSTEPVILDAKELTSDPELAARFAESAHRILADLVSGGAALGWIEPPSRDEVAELLGHVVCAVRAGDAALRAAYLDRRLVGLGYWLRYTRPTHRPHADLEKIAVDAAVHGRGVGRALTAALIADAREAGVEVLTLDARGDNTNALRLYRSLGFTEYGRLADFVAVGEHRYDKVFHMLDFRRQSS, encoded by the coding sequence ATGACCACCGGTATGTCCACTGAGCCCGTCATCCTCGACGCCAAGGAGCTGACTTCCGATCCGGAACTGGCGGCCCGGTTCGCGGAGTCGGCCCACCGGATCCTGGCGGACCTGGTCAGCGGAGGCGCCGCGCTGGGCTGGATCGAACCACCCTCGCGGGATGAGGTGGCGGAACTTCTCGGCCACGTCGTCTGCGCGGTGCGGGCCGGGGACGCGGCCCTGCGTGCCGCCTACCTCGACCGCCGGCTCGTCGGGTTGGGGTACTGGCTGCGCTACACCCGGCCGACCCATCGGCCACACGCCGACCTGGAGAAGATCGCGGTGGATGCTGCCGTCCATGGTCGTGGCGTCGGCCGCGCACTGACCGCCGCCTTGATCGCTGACGCACGGGAGGCGGGTGTCGAGGTCCTCACCCTGGACGCCCGTGGCGACAACACCAACGCCCTGCGCCTCTACCGGTCGCTGGGCTTCACCGAATACGGCCGTCTCGCCGACTTCGTCGCCGTCGGCGAACACCGCTACGACAAGGTCTTCCACATGCTGGACTTCCGCCGGCAAAGCAGCTGA
- a CDS encoding NACHT domain-containing protein → MEPRAQRQTKAHRVRTRSRSIPGDTPTTLQVDNRFSGTITNGYLIQAGNVFIRHLPGPRDWAAELARQVLHLEGTECRRLLGHSLQRIDLSYTLVAQPGREARKAGPAGRQLTEAADTPGVARYYRELDPRRLVITGAGGAGKTVLAMELMIALLQDRGADDPVPVRIPLADWPSGVGFADFLTDYLHKTYRWTKRKARRLVGEQRVLPVLDGLDEMDPPLANGRPDPAAPRARAALRAINGLHTGLQHDAVILTCRSEAYDALAQGQYDPEARRLLDAARVEVEPIERATALGYLTERAAEQDRWQPLLKRLAAQPRSPLARLLSTPWRLCLVARSYATDGDPAELTRFRNAEQLDRHLLNRYIPALLKPDPALPAATARHHPANVHRWLHQLARHLETAGGGTESRAVLTLHELWRMRPQLALRVQTSVILLVGAIFGLLAPYLPLDHPADADLVSTMWVWELLALGFSRTRFARRPRSLRLGMTGWTWPALVFVLLMAVGGAAFLHRFFPGHLPPVSAVLMPLSALAAASYVNPSKPARSPRTVLREDLVAGVVGGLLTGVGAPFGFGHDAHDIAVLAVAEGVFITLTFTGGLYQLHLAFVLASRRLLPLRLGSFLDWATGLGLLRLAGPAYQFRHRELQAWLAANPHPLTSDA, encoded by the coding sequence ATGGAACCGAGAGCGCAACGCCAGACCAAGGCGCACCGGGTGCGGACGAGGAGCCGGAGCATCCCCGGCGACACACCGACCACCCTCCAGGTCGACAACAGGTTCAGCGGCACGATCACCAACGGCTACCTGATCCAGGCCGGCAACGTGTTCATCCGTCACCTGCCCGGGCCGCGGGACTGGGCAGCCGAACTCGCCCGGCAGGTGCTCCACCTGGAGGGCACCGAGTGCCGCCGCCTGCTGGGGCACTCGCTGCAGCGCATCGACCTGAGCTACACGCTCGTCGCCCAGCCGGGCCGGGAGGCCCGGAAGGCCGGCCCGGCCGGCCGGCAGCTGACCGAAGCTGCGGACACGCCGGGCGTTGCCCGGTACTACCGCGAGCTCGACCCGCGCCGACTGGTCATCACCGGAGCCGGCGGCGCCGGGAAGACGGTGCTCGCGATGGAGCTGATGATCGCGCTGCTCCAGGACCGCGGAGCGGACGACCCCGTCCCGGTACGGATACCCCTCGCCGACTGGCCCAGCGGAGTCGGTTTCGCCGACTTCCTGACCGACTACCTGCACAAGACCTACCGCTGGACCAAGCGGAAGGCGCGCCGCCTGGTCGGCGAGCAGCGCGTGCTGCCCGTCCTGGACGGTCTGGACGAGATGGATCCGCCGCTGGCGAACGGCAGACCCGATCCGGCCGCCCCCCGGGCCCGGGCGGCACTGCGCGCGATCAACGGCCTGCACACCGGGCTGCAGCACGACGCGGTCATCCTCACCTGCCGCTCGGAGGCCTACGACGCGCTCGCACAAGGGCAGTACGACCCCGAGGCGCGCCGACTGCTCGACGCGGCCCGGGTCGAGGTCGAGCCGATCGAGCGTGCCACCGCCCTCGGCTACCTCACCGAGCGGGCCGCCGAGCAGGACCGCTGGCAGCCGCTGCTGAAGCGGCTGGCCGCGCAACCCCGCTCGCCACTCGCCCGGTTGCTCTCCACTCCCTGGCGGCTCTGCCTGGTCGCGCGCAGCTACGCCACCGACGGCGACCCCGCCGAACTCACCCGGTTCCGCAACGCCGAGCAGCTCGACCGGCACCTGCTGAACCGGTACATCCCCGCGCTCCTGAAGCCGGACCCGGCGCTGCCGGCGGCCACCGCGCGCCACCACCCGGCGAACGTGCACCGCTGGCTCCACCAGCTCGCCCGGCACCTGGAGACCGCAGGCGGCGGCACCGAGTCCCGCGCCGTGCTGACCCTGCACGAACTCTGGCGGATGCGACCCCAGCTCGCCCTCCGGGTCCAGACGAGTGTCATCCTGCTGGTCGGCGCGATCTTCGGATTGCTCGCCCCGTACCTGCCGTTGGACCACCCGGCCGACGCGGACCTGGTGTCGACGATGTGGGTGTGGGAGCTGCTCGCGCTCGGCTTCTCCCGCACACGGTTCGCCCGGCGCCCGCGCAGCCTGCGGCTCGGCATGACGGGCTGGACCTGGCCCGCGCTGGTCTTCGTGCTGCTGATGGCGGTCGGCGGCGCCGCATTCCTCCACCGGTTCTTCCCCGGCCACCTGCCACCGGTGTCGGCCGTCCTGATGCCGCTGTCCGCGCTGGCGGCCGCGTCCTACGTCAACCCCTCCAAACCGGCCCGCTCCCCCCGCACCGTGCTGCGCGAGGACTTGGTGGCCGGCGTGGTCGGCGGCCTGCTGACCGGAGTCGGCGCGCCGTTCGGCTTCGGCCACGACGCCCATGACATCGCGGTGCTCGCCGTCGCCGAGGGCGTGTTCATCACCCTGACCTTCACCGGCGGCCTGTACCAACTCCACCTGGCTTTCGTGTTGGCCTCCCGCCGACTGCTGCCGCTCCGGCTCGGCTCTTTCCTGGACTGGGCCACCGGGCTCGGCCTGCTCCGGCTGGCCGGCCCGGCCTATCAGTTCCGCCACCGCGAACTGCAAGCCTGGCTGGCGGCCAACCCGCACCCTCTCACGTCCGACGCCTAG
- a CDS encoding class II fructose-bisphosphate aldolase, which produces MPLASTGELVTRAAEARSAVAAFNVITLEHVEAVIAGAEAAGAPVVLQVSENAVKFRYGRLLPLARAAGAAAERAAVPVALHLDHVQSDDLLRQAPDAGFSSVMYDAARLPYADNLAATRAAADWAHSQGLHIEAELGEVGGKDGRPPLDAHAPGARTDPAQARDFVAGTGVDALAVAVGSSHAMTTRTAALDHALLKQLSAALSVPLVLHGSSGVPDDGLVAAVAGGIAKVNVGTALNIAMTGAIREFLATHPEAVDSRKYLSVGREAMAEEVRRIIGVLAANRD; this is translated from the coding sequence GTGCCCCTCGCGTCCACCGGCGAGCTGGTGACCCGTGCCGCCGAAGCCCGCAGTGCCGTCGCCGCGTTCAACGTCATCACACTGGAACACGTCGAAGCCGTCATCGCCGGTGCCGAGGCGGCCGGCGCCCCCGTCGTCCTCCAGGTCAGCGAGAACGCGGTCAAGTTCCGGTACGGGCGGCTGCTGCCGCTGGCCCGTGCCGCCGGTGCCGCCGCCGAACGCGCCGCGGTCCCGGTGGCGTTGCACCTGGACCATGTGCAGAGCGACGACCTGTTGCGGCAGGCGCCGGACGCCGGCTTCAGCTCGGTGATGTACGACGCGGCCCGGCTGCCCTACGCCGACAACCTCGCCGCGACCCGGGCCGCGGCGGACTGGGCCCACTCCCAAGGACTCCACATCGAGGCCGAGTTGGGGGAGGTCGGCGGCAAGGACGGACGGCCGCCGCTGGACGCCCATGCGCCCGGTGCCCGTACCGACCCAGCCCAGGCGCGGGACTTCGTCGCCGGGACCGGGGTCGACGCCCTCGCCGTCGCCGTCGGCAGCAGCCACGCCATGACGACCCGCACCGCCGCCCTCGACCACGCCCTGCTCAAACAGCTGTCCGCCGCGCTGTCCGTGCCGCTGGTGCTGCACGGGTCCTCCGGGGTGCCGGACGACGGCCTGGTGGCGGCGGTCGCGGGCGGCATCGCCAAGGTCAACGTGGGTACGGCGCTCAACATCGCCATGACCGGGGCGATCCGGGAGTTCCTCGCCACGCATCCGGAGGCGGTCGACTCGCGCAAGTACCTCAGCGTGGGGCGGGAGGCGATGGCCGAGGAGGTGCGGCGGATCATCGGGGTGCTCGCCGCGAACCGGGACTGA
- a CDS encoding SIS domain-containing protein: protein MTHVEDELTSQPACWTRAAEEAGRHRDALPAPGERVAVVGCGTSYFMAQSVAALREGAGQGETDAFAASEFPHGRSYDRVVALTRSGTTTEVLDLLGRLKGTGTRTTAVTADPATPVMTAADDLVVLDFADERSVVQTRFATTALTLLRAHLGLHTDSVVADARTALTTDLPRELVACTQFTFLGRGWTVGLANEAGLKMREASLSWTEAYPAMEYRHGPISITTAGRAAWMFGEAPDGLAEQVRETGGLWIAGGLDPLAELVRAQRLAVAVAAARGLDPDRPRHLTRSVILTPDAAETA, encoded by the coding sequence ATGACCCATGTCGAGGACGAGCTGACCAGTCAGCCCGCGTGCTGGACACGAGCGGCCGAGGAGGCGGGGCGGCACCGGGACGCGCTGCCGGCGCCGGGCGAACGGGTCGCCGTCGTGGGCTGCGGGACCTCCTACTTCATGGCGCAGTCGGTGGCCGCACTGCGCGAGGGCGCGGGACAGGGCGAGACCGACGCGTTCGCCGCCTCCGAGTTCCCGCACGGACGGTCGTACGACCGGGTGGTCGCCCTGACCCGCTCCGGCACCACCACCGAGGTGCTGGATCTGCTCGGCCGGCTGAAGGGGACGGGGACCAGGACCACGGCCGTCACCGCCGACCCCGCGACGCCCGTGATGACCGCCGCCGACGATCTCGTCGTCCTGGACTTCGCGGACGAGCGCTCCGTCGTCCAGACCCGGTTCGCCACCACCGCCCTCACCCTCCTGCGCGCCCATCTCGGCCTGCACACGGACTCCGTCGTCGCCGACGCCCGCACCGCGCTCACCACCGACCTTCCCCGGGAACTGGTCGCATGCACCCAGTTCACCTTCCTGGGGCGCGGCTGGACGGTCGGGCTCGCCAACGAGGCCGGGCTGAAGATGCGCGAGGCATCCCTCTCCTGGACCGAGGCCTACCCGGCGATGGAGTACCGGCACGGCCCGATCAGCATCACCACGGCGGGCAGGGCCGCGTGGATGTTCGGCGAGGCGCCCGACGGTCTCGCCGAACAGGTCCGCGAGACCGGCGGGTTGTGGATCGCGGGCGGCCTCGACCCGCTCGCCGAACTCGTCCGCGCCCAGCGGCTCGCGGTCGCCGTCGCCGCCGCGCGGGGACTCGACCCCGACCGCCCCCGCCACCTCACCCGCTCGGTGATCCTGACCCCGGACGCCGCCGAGACCGCCTGA